The Niastella koreensis GR20-10 genome includes a window with the following:
- a CDS encoding alpha/beta fold hydrolase, protein MQHLLLLHGALGSKDQFQSLIPLLKDTFQVHTFNLHGHGGHSLPESSFSIELFSEQVARYIQDMNIGKANVFGYSMGGYIGMYLAKQMPDKVNKIVTLATKFYWDEKTASKEVKHLDGKIIQEKLPAFAEQLQQRHAPTNWLTILDKTTELLINLGKNNTLQLEDYTSITTPSVVLLGDRDKMVTLEETLAVYKQLPNAQFGVLPGTPHIFEQVNLSLLAYLIKGFMK, encoded by the coding sequence ATGCAACACCTCCTCTTACTCCATGGCGCCTTAGGCAGCAAAGACCAGTTTCAATCACTCATACCTTTATTGAAAGATACCTTCCAGGTACATACATTCAACTTACATGGTCATGGTGGGCATTCACTTCCTGAGTCATCTTTTTCTATTGAATTATTCAGTGAACAAGTTGCAAGATACATTCAAGATATGAATATTGGAAAGGCAAATGTATTTGGTTATAGTATGGGTGGATATATTGGTATGTATTTAGCTAAACAAATGCCGGATAAGGTCAACAAAATAGTAACTCTTGCAACAAAATTTTATTGGGATGAGAAAACTGCTTCGAAAGAAGTGAAGCATCTTGATGGTAAAATCATACAGGAAAAACTACCAGCCTTTGCGGAACAATTACAACAGCGCCATGCGCCCACCAACTGGTTAACCATTCTCGATAAAACCACTGAACTATTAATCAACCTGGGGAAAAACAATACCCTGCAACTAGAAGATTACACCAGTATTACAACACCCAGCGTGGTACTGCTCGGCGACCGCGATAAAATGGTTACCCTCGAAGAAACCCTGGCCGTATATAAGCAATTACCCAACGCCCAATTCGGCGTACTACCCGGTACACCTCATATTTTTGAGCAGGTAAATTTGTCGCTTTTGGCGTATCTGATAAAAGGGTTTATGAAATAA